Proteins encoded in a region of the uncultured Erythrobacter sp. genome:
- a CDS encoding peptide MFS transporter — MATQELPHGDSAGTFLGHPKGLFVLFFAEMWERFSYYGMRALLILYLTKHWLFGDSDAGIIYGAYTALVYITPVIGGYLADKYLGQRKAVLFGAILLTLGHIFMAFEGEPAAGTENNPFVFVFWLALALIIVGSGFLKANISVIVGQLYPRTDVRRDGAYTIFYMGINLGAAIGALLCGFIGETYGWAYGFGLAGIGMLAGLVVFVWGKPLLLGRGEPPAILEKSKELAIYGFGFALVALCWIAIQYQDAVGVFLGTFGAALVCYVLAIATFQLPYGSYAAAPKPAIYSYVGLSALLVVSMFFVAMGNTEARLPAVIGLGGVLSVMILQMIAKTDHDRDRIVAAMFLIIVSIVFWALFEQAGSSLNLFTDRHVDRGGVPASVFQSINAIYIILLAPVFATLWTWLGQRGMDPSTPMKFGLGVIQVGLGFLVLVWGANSVGVDIPTPVIFIFLIYLLHTTGELCLSPVGLSAMNRLAPAQIASLIMGTWFFASATGNFAAGLIAAATGAEGVGDASGKEVVLDVYNTVGIYAVGIGVVVMVISPMIKKLMHLDTLTDEGAHLAGEAELGEPAAAGVHPEGELKPGA, encoded by the coding sequence ATGGCCACGCAAGAATTGCCGCACGGGGACAGTGCCGGCACATTTCTCGGACATCCCAAAGGATTGTTCGTCCTGTTCTTCGCAGAGATGTGGGAGCGCTTCTCGTACTACGGAATGCGCGCTCTGCTGATCCTCTATCTTACCAAGCACTGGCTCTTCGGCGACAGCGATGCAGGAATCATCTACGGCGCGTACACAGCGCTCGTTTACATTACGCCCGTGATCGGTGGTTACCTTGCAGACAAGTATCTGGGCCAGCGAAAGGCGGTATTGTTCGGCGCCATTTTGCTCACACTGGGCCATATATTCATGGCGTTCGAGGGGGAACCTGCGGCTGGTACCGAGAACAACCCATTCGTCTTCGTTTTCTGGCTAGCGCTCGCACTTATTATTGTCGGCTCCGGGTTTCTCAAAGCCAACATCTCGGTGATTGTCGGACAGCTTTATCCGAGAACCGATGTACGTCGCGACGGCGCCTATACCATCTTCTACATGGGCATTAACCTTGGCGCCGCGATTGGCGCTCTGCTCTGCGGGTTCATCGGCGAAACCTATGGATGGGCCTATGGCTTCGGTCTCGCCGGGATCGGTATGCTTGCTGGCTTGGTCGTGTTCGTCTGGGGCAAACCGCTCTTGTTGGGTCGCGGCGAGCCGCCTGCCATCCTCGAAAAGAGCAAGGAACTCGCAATCTACGGGTTCGGATTCGCGCTTGTAGCTTTGTGCTGGATCGCGATCCAGTATCAGGACGCGGTCGGGGTCTTCCTTGGCACGTTCGGGGCCGCGCTGGTTTGCTACGTCCTCGCTATCGCCACCTTCCAGCTTCCCTATGGAAGCTATGCGGCGGCTCCTAAACCTGCGATTTATTCCTATGTCGGGCTATCGGCCCTGCTCGTCGTTTCCATGTTCTTCGTTGCCATGGGAAATACTGAGGCGCGCCTGCCCGCAGTCATCGGACTAGGTGGGGTTCTTTCGGTGATGATCTTGCAGATGATTGCGAAGACCGACCACGATCGGGACCGAATCGTCGCGGCGATGTTCCTAATCATTGTGTCGATCGTGTTCTGGGCGCTGTTCGAACAGGCTGGCTCTTCGCTCAACCTTTTCACCGACCGTCATGTGGATCGCGGCGGTGTACCCGCATCGGTGTTCCAGTCCATCAATGCGATCTACATAATCTTGCTCGCGCCGGTCTTCGCAACGCTCTGGACCTGGTTGGGTCAGCGCGGAATGGACCCGTCGACACCGATGAAATTCGGCCTTGGCGTGATTCAGGTCGGGCTGGGCTTTCTGGTGCTGGTCTGGGGTGCAAACAGCGTTGGAGTCGACATTCCGACGCCAGTGATCTTTATCTTCCTGATCTACCTGCTCCACACGACCGGCGAACTGTGTCTGTCGCCCGTTGGGCTTTCGGCCATGAACCGCTTGGCGCCAGCGCAGATCGCTTCCTTGATCATGGGCACATGGTTCTTCGCATCGGCGACGGGTAATTTCGCTGCGGGTCTGATTGCGGCGGCGACCGGTGCTGAAGGTGTCGGGGACGCTTCGGGCAAAGAGGTTGTGCTCGACGTCTATAACACCGTTGGTATCTACGCTGTCGGCATCGGCGTGGTCGTCATGGTCATCAGCCCAATGATCAAGAAACTGATGCATCTAGATACGCTCACCGATGAAGGCGCGCACCTCGCCGGCGAAGCCGAGTTGGGCGAACCGGCTGCCGCGGGCGTTCATCCAGAAGGCGAACTTAAACCCGGCGCTTGA
- a CDS encoding aldehyde dehydrogenase family protein, which produces MSSEATSLPAVGSTLVMSDGSLEVVTAEMVEALATGSRLLAVGSGDGQNHVLLIAPEEAKAADTAVSNAFEAFSAMSQVRDAAILKFFELAASRLRDDTVWQAICEANAADVERALAKGRTVGRLKVNDKARQAMIDGLDEWHGLGVFRNSVIETVERDGFTVDLIRAPLGVVGFVFEGRPNVVVDACGVLLTGNSVVFRIGSDAIGTARTILAQVVEPALQEAGMPQGAVSLVDHTSHGAGWALFSDDRLGLAVARGSGEAVAMLGAIARQSGVPVSLHGRGGAWMFVGDDAVEERIAPVVARSLDRKVCNTLNTLCVPRANLDAALAALVTASEQIVQSYPDGMIVHAGAETLPQVQSLAGVQAIDLVPLGEANLGTEWEWDDCPEITIEVIDTLADGYALLNTFSPRFVATLLSDNAAEHERFFNAVECPFVGDDHTRWVDGQFALGKPELGLSNWENGRLLGRSGILAGDSVFTVRMRYRKA; this is translated from the coding sequence TTGAGTAGCGAAGCCACATCTTTGCCCGCAGTGGGCAGCACTCTGGTGATGAGTGATGGCTCGCTGGAAGTGGTGACGGCCGAGATGGTCGAGGCTTTGGCCACCGGTTCGCGGCTGTTGGCTGTTGGCAGCGGTGACGGTCAGAACCATGTGCTGCTCATTGCACCCGAAGAAGCGAAGGCCGCTGACACGGCCGTTTCGAACGCCTTCGAGGCGTTTTCCGCTATGTCGCAAGTCCGCGATGCCGCGATCCTCAAATTCTTTGAGCTGGCTGCGAGCCGATTGCGCGATGACACGGTGTGGCAGGCGATCTGCGAAGCCAACGCTGCCGATGTCGAGCGCGCGCTTGCCAAGGGTCGCACCGTTGGTCGCTTGAAGGTCAACGACAAAGCCCGGCAGGCGATGATCGACGGGCTGGATGAATGGCATGGGCTCGGCGTTTTCCGCAATTCGGTGATCGAGACGGTCGAGCGTGATGGGTTCACGGTCGATCTGATCCGCGCGCCCTTGGGCGTGGTCGGATTTGTGTTCGAAGGCCGCCCGAATGTCGTGGTGGACGCCTGCGGCGTGCTGCTGACTGGCAACAGTGTGGTCTTCCGGATCGGCTCTGACGCGATCGGGACGGCGCGCACAATCCTCGCTCAGGTTGTTGAGCCTGCCTTGCAAGAGGCGGGGATGCCACAAGGCGCTGTCTCGCTGGTCGATCACACGAGCCACGGGGCTGGCTGGGCTTTGTTCAGCGATGACCGGTTGGGCCTCGCCGTTGCGCGGGGATCGGGCGAGGCGGTGGCGATGCTCGGCGCGATTGCGCGGCAGAGCGGAGTGCCGGTAAGCCTGCACGGGCGCGGCGGGGCCTGGATGTTTGTCGGCGACGATGCGGTCGAGGAAAGGATCGCGCCGGTCGTTGCCCGGTCGCTCGATCGCAAGGTTTGCAACACGCTAAACACGCTGTGCGTGCCTCGCGCGAATTTGGACGCGGCGCTCGCGGCGCTTGTCACCGCGTCCGAGCAGATTGTTCAGAGCTATCCGGACGGGATGATCGTCCATGCGGGAGCCGAAACGCTGCCGCAGGTTCAGTCACTTGCCGGTGTGCAGGCGATTGATCTTGTACCATTGGGCGAGGCGAATCTGGGCACCGAATGGGAATGGGATGACTGCCCCGAGATTACTATCGAAGTGATCGACACACTCGCCGATGGCTACGCTTTGCTCAACACCTTCAGCCCGCGCTTCGTCGCCACGCTGCTGAGCGATAACGCTGCGGAGCACGAGCGGTTCTTCAACGCGGTCGAATGTCCGTTTGTCGGCGACGATCACACGCGCTGGGTCGATGGCCAGTTTGCGCTGGGCAAGCCGGAGCTTGGTTTGTCGAACTGGGAGAACGGGCGCTTGCTAGGACGTTCCGGTATTCTCGCCGGGGATTCGGTTTTCACCGTGCGGATGCGATATCGGAAAGCGTGA
- a CDS encoding 2-oxoglutarate and iron-dependent oxygenase domain-containing protein, giving the protein MTDTKAKIASVSLNQPLEDIADELGRSFSEYGFAVVRDHGIPQVLIDRAEAKSKEFFALPDPVKREYKIEGGGGARGYTPFGTEKAKDASVFDLKEFWHVGRSLEPGHSLAEFMAPNVWPDEVDGFRDTFSELFSAFETAGSRALEAIALHLGLERKFFDPTVEDGNSVMRLLHYPPLGPDAPEGAIRAAAHGDINTITLLLGAEEAGLELLTKAGEWQAVDVPEGGLVINVGDMLERLTNGRLRSTTHRVVNPRGPAAQRSRYSMPFFLHFRPDYLIEPLESCVSEADADSVQPPITAHDFLQQRLREINLA; this is encoded by the coding sequence ATGACCGATACCAAAGCCAAGATCGCCAGCGTCTCGCTGAACCAACCGCTCGAAGATATCGCGGACGAGTTGGGGCGGAGTTTCTCCGAATACGGTTTCGCCGTGGTGCGCGACCATGGCATTCCGCAAGTGCTTATCGACCGCGCCGAGGCAAAGTCGAAGGAATTCTTTGCGCTGCCCGATCCGGTGAAGCGCGAATACAAGATCGAAGGCGGCGGCGGCGCGCGTGGATACACTCCGTTCGGTACGGAGAAAGCGAAAGACGCGAGCGTCTTCGATCTCAAGGAATTCTGGCATGTCGGCCGCTCGCTCGAGCCGGGACACTCGCTCGCTGAGTTCATGGCGCCCAATGTCTGGCCTGACGAGGTGGATGGATTTCGCGATACGTTCAGCGAATTGTTCTCTGCATTCGAAACTGCTGGGTCGCGTGCGCTGGAAGCGATTGCCTTACATCTCGGACTGGAACGCAAGTTTTTCGATCCGACAGTTGAAGACGGCAATTCGGTGATGCGCCTGCTCCACTATCCGCCACTTGGGCCAGATGCCCCCGAAGGCGCGATCCGCGCGGCAGCGCACGGCGACATCAACACGATCACGCTGCTGCTCGGTGCCGAAGAGGCTGGTCTGGAGCTGCTGACAAAGGCAGGCGAGTGGCAGGCGGTCGACGTTCCCGAGGGCGGTCTGGTCATCAATGTAGGTGACATGCTGGAACGGCTGACCAATGGACGGCTGCGCTCGACCACGCACCGGGTCGTCAATCCGCGCGGACCGGCTGCGCAAAGATCCCGCTATTCGATGCCGTTTTTCCTCCATTTCCGACCGGATTACCTGATCGAGCCGCTCGAAAGCTGTGTGTCCGAAGCCGATGCCGATTCGGTCCAACCGCCGATTACGGCTCACGATTTCCTGCAGCAGCGGCTGCGCGAGATCAATTTGGCGTAA
- a CDS encoding nucleoside transporter C-terminal domain-containing protein, which translates to MTSVLFSLAGIAAILLIAFTLSSGKRRINPRVVGSAFALQAVMALLVLRTDFGVKVIDWLSNGVIALLDFSKVGITSVFGPMESNPFANTFVIAALPVIVFFAAIVSILYHLGIMQKLVRWVGGAIGWITGISKVEALGSAANIFVGQSESPLVVRPYLAALPPARLFTLMSVGMAGVAGTILAAYASFIGAEAVPFLLAAAFMSAPGGILMAKIIMPDDGEEEPEGPSVATMAGARMKKSTTLSTDATRVTMVAENGEEVELPQSRISAGGPAAIVEGGKPGEVEMAETFEEGQRPANIIEAAAQGTQTGVKLAVAVGAMVMVFVALVALANGMLGGVGSGIVSLAAGAGVPFSPETATWLSTISFQKLLGYVFAPVMFLIGISDWEQAQIAGGLFGTKIVLNEFVAFIDLGAMTAGELTDRSRAIVTFALCGFANFSSIAIQMAVTGGLAPNQRPVIARLGLKALAAGSLANLMSAALASLFLPL; encoded by the coding sequence ATGACGTCCGTCCTGTTCAGCTTGGCAGGCATCGCAGCAATTCTACTCATCGCTTTCACGCTGTCTTCGGGCAAGCGGCGCATCAATCCGCGCGTGGTTGGATCGGCTTTTGCGTTACAGGCGGTGATGGCGCTGCTTGTGCTGCGCACCGATTTCGGAGTCAAAGTGATCGATTGGCTGTCGAACGGCGTGATCGCGCTGCTCGACTTTTCCAAAGTCGGAATCACCAGTGTGTTTGGCCCGATGGAGAGCAATCCCTTTGCCAACACATTTGTGATCGCGGCTCTGCCCGTGATTGTGTTCTTCGCGGCGATCGTATCGATCCTCTACCACCTCGGCATCATGCAGAAGCTTGTGCGCTGGGTGGGCGGGGCAATCGGCTGGATCACCGGGATCAGCAAGGTTGAGGCGCTCGGCAGCGCCGCGAATATCTTTGTCGGCCAATCCGAAAGCCCGCTGGTCGTTCGGCCTTACCTCGCGGCATTGCCGCCTGCGCGGCTGTTTACACTGATGAGCGTGGGGATGGCAGGCGTCGCGGGCACGATTCTGGCGGCCTATGCCAGCTTTATCGGGGCGGAGGCCGTGCCGTTCCTACTCGCCGCAGCCTTTATGTCCGCGCCGGGCGGTATCCTGATGGCGAAGATCATCATGCCGGATGATGGGGAAGAAGAGCCGGAAGGCCCCAGTGTCGCGACGATGGCAGGCGCGCGGATGAAGAAGTCCACGACCCTTTCTACTGACGCAACGCGGGTCACGATGGTCGCCGAAAACGGCGAAGAGGTCGAACTGCCCCAGTCGCGGATCAGCGCGGGCGGTCCGGCGGCGATTGTCGAAGGCGGCAAGCCAGGTGAAGTCGAAATGGCGGAGACCTTCGAAGAAGGCCAGCGCCCGGCAAACATTATCGAAGCCGCAGCCCAAGGCACGCAAACCGGTGTAAAGTTGGCGGTCGCGGTCGGCGCGATGGTGATGGTGTTTGTCGCCTTGGTTGCGCTCGCCAATGGCATGCTCGGGGGTGTCGGTTCGGGCATCGTTTCCCTTGCAGCAGGTGCCGGTGTGCCGTTTTCGCCAGAGACCGCTACTTGGCTCAGCACGATCAGTTTCCAGAAACTGCTCGGCTATGTCTTCGCACCGGTCATGTTCCTGATCGGCATTTCGGATTGGGAGCAGGCGCAGATTGCAGGCGGGCTGTTCGGCACCAAGATCGTGCTCAACGAGTTTGTGGCATTCATCGATCTCGGCGCGATGACCGCTGGCGAGTTGACCGATCGCAGCCGCGCCATCGTGACCTTTGCGCTGTGCGGTTTTGCTAACTTCTCGTCGATCGCGATCCAGATGGCGGTGACAGGCGGTCTTGCCCCTAATCAACGTCCGGTGATCGCACGTCTCGGGTTGAAGGCGCTTGCCGCGGGCAGCCTCGCTAACCTGATGAGCGCCGCCCTCGCGAGCCTGTTTCTGCCGCTTTGA
- a CDS encoding TonB-dependent receptor encodes MKLKYLLAASVVSLSAAATIATPAAAQQITSGVEGQVTDAEGNSLPGAVVTVTDERTGSTRTSTAGSNGNFRIQSLQPGGPYTVTVTASGFEGQTVENVFTNISGNTGFDFALTATAAGAADNVIVVTGARASVTQVAVGPGTAFGTETLEAFPSITRDVRDIIRIDPRVSLEGNNDVDRISCLGGNDRSNTFTVDGIVQADVFGLNGTPFAARNSLPLPFDVVDQVSVEFAPFDVEYSEFTGCLVNVVTKAGGNKFSGSAFITYFDEGLFADNIDGRNLNAGSETRWGATLSGPIIPDRLFFSVGYEETDLGDGNNFGPAGSGFTNEAEFVSQAQFDRFAEIANRVYGQDIGGFPNQLAESAVRYFGRLDAQITDDHRLEATYQRLEETNIESDFGGQNLTGFNSFEDEGTISDYYSVRLYSEWSDTISTELRVSRAEVGDVQGPVGFGEAQSDNPTVRLAVGVAPDGTSTENGLLSTGPGIFRSANQLDTKIDQARFQMNVDAGNGHFLKFGAEINDLEVFNLFAINATGTIFFDGLDDFEQGLVADGFFSSVFGDVDDLVGGGALGGATIASAQGGDINNAAALFSRRIYSVYAQDEWQATDQLSVNAGIRVQLYDGDAPQANPLFLERYGFTNANSFGRLDTVLLPRISASYEFENEGFFSNSRLTGGVGVFSGGDPVVYYSNAFSNNGFSSANGDTFDCNAAELPIDPATGQIDVVTGGTFTGIPACAINAGVATAEQGGADVQSTAPDFDVPTVVRANLGFSTEFGTETGFFSNWRLNLDYIYSRFNDALNFVDLSQAPDIRTNGGFTVDGRPIYAAVDATQAGCNAVLENNGGTPPVYTGLTADCFGTRRDDNIQLTNGRSSDSHSFSVILAKTFDGGLLTEGGSTRLNFGYAFTDSNNARNNQSSTATSSFDATAAFDRQDPAVSTATTETRHNFTATMAFTEEFIEGYDTSLGIFFRAREGRPYSLTFDGGGVFADSASGNDNALLYVPTGVTDPNVSPLSDPAAVQQVVDYVAASGCGFTSGASIARNTCRNDWHVDLDLRISQEIPFIGSLTGIAEDRIEVFADFANFLNLLDSGANILRSRGGFNGLVDVADGGVDDQGRYIISGFNPDDDNDIAINASAWRIQIGARYEF; translated from the coding sequence ATGAAATTGAAATATCTCCTGGCAGCGAGCGTCGTCAGCCTCTCTGCCGCAGCAACTATCGCAACTCCAGCCGCCGCCCAGCAAATCACCTCGGGTGTTGAAGGCCAGGTAACCGACGCGGAGGGCAACAGCCTTCCCGGCGCAGTCGTAACCGTCACCGACGAACGCACGGGCAGCACCCGCACTTCGACGGCAGGCAGCAACGGCAACTTCCGTATCCAGTCGCTGCAGCCGGGCGGTCCCTACACCGTAACCGTCACAGCATCTGGCTTTGAAGGTCAGACGGTTGAAAACGTCTTCACCAACATTTCAGGCAATACCGGTTTCGACTTCGCGCTAACCGCGACTGCTGCTGGCGCGGCCGATAACGTGATCGTCGTTACCGGCGCCCGCGCTTCGGTTACTCAGGTAGCTGTTGGTCCGGGTACGGCATTCGGCACCGAGACACTTGAAGCGTTCCCGTCGATCACGCGCGACGTTCGCGACATCATCCGGATCGATCCACGCGTCAGTCTCGAAGGCAACAACGACGTCGATCGTATCTCCTGCCTCGGCGGCAACGACCGTTCGAACACCTTCACGGTTGACGGCATTGTTCAGGCCGACGTGTTCGGTCTGAACGGTACGCCTTTCGCCGCGCGTAACTCACTGCCGCTGCCGTTCGACGTCGTGGATCAGGTTTCGGTCGAGTTCGCACCGTTCGACGTTGAGTATTCGGAATTCACGGGCTGTCTCGTCAACGTCGTGACCAAGGCCGGTGGCAACAAGTTCAGCGGCTCCGCCTTCATCACCTATTTCGACGAAGGTCTTTTCGCCGACAACATCGACGGCCGCAATCTCAACGCCGGTTCGGAAACCCGCTGGGGTGCCACACTGTCCGGTCCGATCATTCCTGATCGTCTGTTTTTCTCGGTAGGCTACGAAGAAACCGATCTGGGTGACGGCAACAACTTCGGCCCTGCAGGATCAGGCTTCACCAACGAAGCCGAGTTCGTTTCGCAGGCCCAGTTCGATCGCTTCGCTGAAATCGCGAATCGCGTTTACGGCCAGGATATTGGCGGCTTCCCGAACCAGCTCGCTGAAAGCGCCGTGCGCTACTTCGGTCGTCTCGATGCTCAGATCACCGACGATCACCGCCTTGAAGCAACCTATCAGCGTCTTGAAGAAACCAACATCGAATCCGATTTCGGTGGCCAGAACCTGACGGGCTTCAACTCGTTCGAGGACGAAGGCACGATCTCGGATTACTATTCGGTCCGTCTTTATTCCGAGTGGAGCGACACGATATCGACGGAGCTGCGCGTTAGCCGCGCCGAAGTCGGCGACGTGCAGGGCCCGGTTGGCTTCGGCGAAGCACAGTCGGACAATCCGACTGTCCGCCTCGCTGTTGGCGTTGCGCCGGACGGCACCTCGACCGAGAACGGCTTGCTTTCAACTGGTCCGGGAATCTTCCGTTCGGCTAACCAGCTCGACACGAAAATCGACCAGGCTCGTTTCCAGATGAATGTGGATGCTGGCAACGGTCACTTCCTCAAGTTCGGTGCTGAGATCAACGACCTTGAAGTGTTCAACCTGTTCGCGATCAACGCAACTGGCACGATCTTCTTCGATGGCCTCGACGATTTCGAGCAGGGCCTTGTTGCTGACGGCTTCTTCTCAAGCGTCTTCGGCGATGTCGACGATCTGGTGGGCGGTGGCGCGCTTGGCGGTGCGACCATCGCATCGGCTCAAGGCGGCGACATCAACAACGCCGCAGCGTTGTTCAGCCGCCGGATTTATTCGGTTTACGCGCAGGACGAATGGCAGGCGACCGACCAGTTGTCGGTCAATGCCGGTATTCGCGTGCAGCTCTATGATGGCGACGCACCGCAGGCCAACCCGCTGTTCCTAGAGCGTTATGGCTTCACCAATGCCAACTCGTTCGGTCGTCTCGACACGGTCCTTCTCCCGCGTATTTCGGCGAGCTACGAGTTTGAAAATGAAGGCTTCTTCTCGAATAGCCGTCTGACTGGTGGTGTCGGCGTCTTCTCTGGCGGCGATCCGGTGGTATATTACTCGAACGCGTTCTCGAACAACGGCTTCTCGAGCGCAAATGGGGACACCTTCGATTGTAACGCAGCCGAACTGCCGATCGACCCGGCAACCGGCCAGATCGACGTGGTCACTGGCGGTACCTTCACTGGTATTCCAGCATGTGCGATCAACGCAGGTGTTGCGACTGCCGAACAAGGCGGCGCGGACGTTCAATCGACTGCTCCAGATTTTGACGTGCCGACTGTGGTGCGTGCCAACCTCGGTTTCTCGACCGAATTCGGTACCGAAACCGGCTTCTTCAGCAACTGGCGTCTGAACCTCGATTACATCTATTCGCGGTTCAACGATGCGCTGAACTTCGTTGATCTGTCGCAGGCACCCGATATCCGGACTAATGGCGGCTTCACCGTCGATGGCCGTCCAATCTATGCCGCAGTCGATGCGACCCAGGCAGGCTGTAACGCCGTCCTAGAGAACAACGGCGGCACGCCTCCGGTTTACACTGGACTGACAGCAGATTGCTTCGGCACTCGCCGGGACGACAACATCCAGCTGACCAATGGTCGCAGCTCGGACAGCCACAGCTTCTCGGTCATCCTTGCAAAGACGTTTGATGGAGGTCTTCTGACCGAAGGTGGCAGCACTCGCCTGAACTTCGGTTACGCCTTCACCGACTCGAACAACGCACGTAACAACCAGTCTTCGACGGCAACTTCGTCGTTCGATGCTACCGCAGCGTTCGACCGGCAAGACCCGGCAGTGTCGACGGCAACGACCGAAACCCGTCACAACTTCACTGCAACCATGGCCTTCACCGAAGAGTTTATCGAAGGCTATGACACCAGCCTCGGTATTTTCTTCCGGGCTCGTGAAGGTCGGCCTTACAGCTTGACCTTTGATGGTGGCGGCGTGTTCGCTGACAGCGCTTCGGGCAACGACAACGCGCTGCTCTATGTCCCGACCGGTGTGACCGATCCGAACGTATCGCCTCTGTCCGATCCAGCTGCCGTGCAGCAAGTGGTCGACTACGTAGCGGCCTCAGGCTGCGGCTTCACATCGGGTGCTTCGATTGCACGTAACACCTGCCGCAATGACTGGCATGTCGATCTCGACCTGCGCATCAGTCAGGAAATTCCGTTCATTGGTAGCCTGACCGGCATTGCCGAAGACCGGATCGAAGTCTTCGCCGACTTCGCCAACTTCCTGAACCTGCTGGACAGCGGCGCGAACATTCTGCGCTCGCGTGGTGGCTTCAACGGTTTGGTCGACGTTGCTGACGGCGGCGTTGATGATCAGGGCCGCTACATCATCTCCGGCTTCAATCCAGACGATGACAACGACATCGCGATCAATGCTTCGGCATGGCGGATCCAGATCGGTGCGCGCTACGAATTCTAA
- a CDS encoding queuosine precursor transporter, with translation MSETSPSATDTAANPLANMPLGLFVFLLLYGGMTVIAGVVAFKQVQLWPSNLAVEAGIFAFLLLVVISSTIAQLYGKKMAQKLVWWGFLPLGMSAAIIWLVLGLPASPEMLEYRATDLAAFETVLGQTPRIMLAGPAAYITSLLLNIWIFDRLRGDGEATTFGLMVRGAIASALSQALDSVIFVTLAFYGEFDITNLLIGQVIAKVALSLLLVPFLITFGVKAAQWLDSRG, from the coding sequence ATGAGCGAAACCAGCCCATCGGCCACCGATACCGCAGCCAATCCACTCGCCAACATGCCTTTGGGCCTGTTCGTCTTCCTGCTGCTCTATGGCGGGATGACGGTGATCGCGGGGGTTGTCGCCTTCAAACAGGTGCAATTGTGGCCCAGCAACCTTGCCGTCGAAGCCGGGATATTTGCGTTCCTGTTGCTGGTGGTGATCTCCAGCACCATCGCGCAGCTTTATGGAAAGAAGATGGCTCAGAAGCTCGTGTGGTGGGGCTTCCTGCCGCTCGGCATGTCGGCGGCGATTATCTGGCTCGTGCTCGGCCTTCCTGCATCACCGGAGATGCTTGAGTATCGCGCCACCGACCTTGCGGCGTTCGAAACGGTGCTCGGCCAAACACCGCGCATCATGCTCGCAGGCCCGGCCGCCTACATTACGTCGCTGCTGCTCAATATCTGGATTTTCGACCGGCTGCGCGGAGACGGCGAGGCAACGACTTTCGGCCTGATGGTGCGCGGTGCGATAGCATCTGCGCTCAGTCAGGCGCTGGATTCTGTGATCTTCGTGACCCTCGCTTTCTACGGCGAGTTCGACATTACCAACCTGCTGATCGGTCAGGTGATTGCCAAGGTTGCGCTGAGCCTGCTGCTGGTGCCGTTCCTGATCACATTCGGCGTAAAAGCCGCGCAATGGCTGGACAGCCGCGGCTGA